One genomic window of Etheostoma spectabile isolate EspeVRDwgs_2016 chromosome 5, UIUC_Espe_1.0, whole genome shotgun sequence includes the following:
- the zdhhc8b gene encoding palmitoyltransferase ZDHHC8B, translating to MPNSAGKRFKPTKYIPVSTAATLLVGSTTLFFVFTCPWLTKVISPAVPLYNGLVFLFVLANFSMATFMDPGVYPRADEDEDKDDDFRAPLYKNVEIKGIQVRMKWCATCHFYRPPRCSHCSVCDNCVEDFDHHCPWVNNCIGRRNYRYFFLFLLSLSIHMVGVFSFGLIFVLHHRDRLAALHTTVTLAVMCVAGLFFIPVMGLTGFHMVLVARGRTTNEQVTGKFRGGVNPFTRGCCGNVEYVLCSPLAPRYTSDPRKKPSVRIQPPFIRPDLSERQITIMISDNGIHSTIISSKSKSSLDGLDEKDTQPPLPPKADRYNQLKSQMASSEDSSLPGKTHPSTPAMYKYRPTFGTIPKVHYHTAGEKIIMSDERKTSAILEEGVRGHDYRSEPNLDLPEYTNAPLHRTFQSSPLQLDSDPHPSDSRSLSLKQGPRRPEKGQLPALQPQTVTSTPYKSVFSPNTLSNRNGSLSYDSLLNPSISPAAASECMAHRGMPSVGFHSPYLPTKMCHIREPEMQRHQVTPTFSPVMPPSGVGRQSPHLKDRDPSPVRYDNLSQTIMASIQERKEMEEREKRQIVHGRSQTHSYAQDSGVFDGGYGLPSNACYPDGPRGPGSRGPTPPAYGGSRDNLMGVGLVSYGQRTPVLRHTGSTLGRAPRTSSTSLHTDHSSSNSSQSRATCPEGLYRSPAHQPHSPAMPRSPSYSHQKLSFISALERTDSSRLGGPREAMKVNGQMDCHPSAQGSTLSPSRHSNVKKVTGVGGTTYEISV from the exons GTGCCCCTGGTTGACAAAGGTGATCTCTCCCGCTGTGCCCCTCTACAATGGCCTGGTCTTCCTCTTCGTCTTGGCCAACTTCAGCATGGCAACCTTCATGGACCCTGGTGTTTACCCCCGAG CGGACGAGGACGAGGACAAGGACGATGATTTCCGAGCGCCGCTCTACAAGAATGTGGAGATCAAGGGCATTCAGGTCCGGATGAAGTGGTGCGCCACCTGTCACTTCTACAGGCCGCCTCGCTGCTCGCACTGCAGCGTCTGTGACAACtgtgtggag gactTTGACCACCACTGTCCCTGGGTGAACAACTGCATCGGTCGGAGGAACTACCGCtacttcttcctcttcctgctgTCGTTGAGCATCCACATGGTGGGAGTTTTCTCCTTCGGCCTCATCTTCGTCCTCCACCACCGAGACAGACTGGCAGCCCTGCACACCACCGTCAC TCTGGCGGTGATGTGTGTGGCCGGCCTGTTCTTCATTCCAGTCATGGGACTCACGGGTTTCCATATGGTGCTTGTTGCTCGGGGGCGAACCACCAATGAACAG GTGACGGGCAAGTTCCGTGGAGGAGTCAATCCCTTCACCAGGGGTTGCTGTGGCAACGTGGAGTATGTCTTATGTAGTCCCCTGGCACCTAG GTACACGTCGGACCCCAGGAAAAAGCCCAGTGTCAGAATTCAGCCCCCATTCATCAGACCTGACCTGTCGGAGAGGCAAATCACCATCATGATCAGCGACAACGGCATCCACAGCACCATCATCAGCTCCAAG TCCAAAAGCAGCCTGGACGGCCTGGACGAGAAAGACACCCAGCCGCCGCTGCCCCCCAAAGCTGACCGGTACAACCAGCTGAAGAGCCAGATGGCATCCAGCGAAG atagTTCTCTTCCTGGTAAGACCCACCCTTCCACTCCAGCCATGTACAAGTACAGACCGACGTTTGGCACCATACCTAAAGTCCACTACCACACAGCTGGAGAGAAG ATCATCATGTCAGATGAGCGGAAGACCTCGGCCATCTTGGAAGAGGGTGTCCGTGGTCATGACTACCGCTCTGAGCCGAACCTGGACCTGCCTGAATACACCAACGCGCCCCTCCACCGCACCTTCCAGTCCTCTCCCCTCCAGCTGGACTCTGACCCCCACCCCTCTGACTCCCGCTCGCTCAGCCTGAAGCAGGGGCCCCGCCGGCCGGAGAAGGGCCAGCTCCCAGCCCTGCAGCCGCAGACAGTCACCTCCACCCCGTACAAGAGCGTCTTCTCGCCCAACACGCTCTCCAACCGTAATGGCAGCTTGTCTTATGACAGCCTGCTCAATCCCAGCATCTCCCCCGCCGCTGCCAGTGAGTGCATGGCCCACCGTGGTATGCCCTCCGTGGGGTTCCACTCGCCCTACCTGCCCACCAAAATGTGCCACATCCGAGAACCTGAAATGCAACGGCACCAGGTCACCCCCACCTTCAGCCCAGTGATGCCACCCAGTGGGGTGGGCAGGCAATCCCCTCACCTAAAGGACAGGGACCCATCCCCGGTACGCTACGACAACCTCTCCCAGACCATCATGGCCTCCATCCAGGAGCGAAAGGAGATGGAGGAAAGGGAGAAACGGCAGATAGTGCATGGGCGCTCCCAGACCCATAGCTATGCTCAGGACTCTGGCGTGTTTGATGGGGGCTACGGCCTACCCTCCAATGCTTGTTACCCAGATGGGCCTCGAGGCCCCGGCTCCAGAGGCCCAACGCCCCCCGCCTATGGAGGCTCCAGGGACAACCTCATGGGGGTCGGGCTGGTGAGCTATGGGCAACGAACCCCTGTGTTGCGTCATACCGGCTCCACGCTGGGTCGTGCCCCTAGGACTTCATCCACCTCCCTGCATACAGACCACagtagcagcaacagcagccagAGCAGGGCCACTTGCCCCGAGGGCCTCTATCGTTCCCCGGCCCACCAGCCACACTCCCCTGCCATGCCCCGATCCCCCTCCTACTCCCACCAGAAACTCTCCTTCATCAGTGCTCTTGAGAGGACAGACTCGTCTCGTCTAGGGGGCCCAAG AGAGGCCATGAAAGTTAATGGGCAGATGGACTGCCACCCCAGTGCCCAGGGTTCCACCCTCAGCCCCAGTCGCCACAGTAATGTCAAAAAGGTGACAGGCGTTGGAGGCACCACATATGAGATATCAGTGTGA